The genomic stretch TTATCTAACTAGAATCAATGTGAAGCTTCCTAATGCATGAAAGCATCTTCTCCACATAGAGACACTTGTTCCCCATATCAGCTGGGTTGTGATCAGTATGGATCTTCTCTAGCAGGACCTCACCCTTTTCCACTATATCCCTGATAAAATGAAATCTGACATCAATGTATTTAGTCGTATAATGAAAAACAGGATTTTTGCACACTTATATGGCTGACTGGCTATCAGAAAAGACCACAACAGGTTGCTTGAGGAATTTTAATTCACTCATAACCCCTTTCAGCAATAGAGCCTCTTTCATTGCCTCTGTGATGGCAATGTACTCAGAGTCAGTAGTGGATAAGGCCACAATATGTTGCAATTTTGATTTCCAGCTTACACAAGATCCACCAAGTGTAAATACATAAGAGGTTGTAGATTTCCTCTTATCCCTGTCATTTGCATAGTTTGAATCTACAAAACCACAAAGGTTAGTATTATCTGTACACTTTCAAACCATAATGAGCAGTATGCTTAAGGTATCTCAGTAGCCACTTAAGGGCTTCCCAATGAAGTTGTCCTGGATTTGACATGTATCTTGACAGGCATGATACAGAGTAAGCAATGTCAGGCCTTGTGCTCACCATCAAGTACATAACTGACCCAATAGCATTAGAGTAAGGAATACTCTTCATCTTTTGGATCTCACTTTCATTCTTAGGACACTGGTCCTTGCTGAGAATGAAGTGTGCAGCCAAGGGAATAGTGGAGGACTTGACATCCATCATATTAAACTTACTGAGAATCTTTTTTACATATGAACTTTGGCTGAGAGTCAACCCCTTTTTCTTCTTGTTTCTCACATTGTCAATGCCCAAAATTTTCTAAGCATCTCCTaaatccttcatatcaaagTTAGTAGAAAGCAAATTCTGGACATGTTTGACAGTATAAGAACTCTGACTCATTATTAGCATGTCATCAATATACAAGAGAAGAAAAACAGGAACAAAATTGAGATCCTTGAAATACAGACAATGATCAAAAGCACTTCTACTAAATCCCATAGATTGCATGCATTGATCAAACTTAATATTCCATCTCCTAGGTGACTGTTTTTAGCCATACAAAGCCTTTTTCAAGAGACGCACATGATCAGGGTACTTAGGGGTCAACAAACCCCTCAGGTTGGCTCATGTAAATAGGCTTATCAAGATCACCATGTAAAAAGGCAGTTTTAACATCTATTTGTTTAAGATCCcagtaaaaaaaacacacaaggCAAGCAATAAGCTAACAGTTGTAAATTTTACCACAAGAGCAAAGATTTCTGTGTAATCTACCCCATCTTGTTGAGTGAAGCCTTTAGCAACCAGACTGGCTTTGTACCTCAAACCATTAAGCTCCTGCTTCAGTTTGAACAACCACCTGCACTCAACAGTAGTACAATCTTTAGGTCTAGGAACCAAAATCCAAGTtttattcaaaatcaaagaCTTCATTTCATCTTCCATGGCCAGCAGCCACTTAGGATAAAACATGGACTTAAGAGCATGTTTATATGACTGGGGCTCATCCCCATCTGATTCATGAACATTGA from Salvia splendens isolate huo1 chromosome 4, SspV2, whole genome shotgun sequence encodes the following:
- the LOC121800365 gene encoding secreted RxLR effector protein 161-like; its protein translation is MDVKSSTIPLAAHFILSKDQCPKNESEIQKMKSIPYSNAIGSVMYLMVSTRPDIAYSVSCLSRYMSNPGQLHWEALKWLLRYLKHTAHYDSNYANDRDKRKSTTSYVFTLGGSCVSWKSKLQHIVALSTTDSEYIAITEAMKEALLLKGVMSELKFLKQPVVVFSDSQFHFIRDIVEKGEVLLEKIHTDHNPADMGNKCLYVEKMLSCIRKLHIDSS